The following coding sequences are from one Saccopteryx bilineata isolate mSacBil1 chromosome 3, mSacBil1_pri_phased_curated, whole genome shotgun sequence window:
- the CD52 gene encoding CAMPATH-1 antigen: MKGFFFLLFTISLLVMTQVQSGMADTTMSMTPSHANTIITTTPPNVPTKSSPSRTTSRTTSRTTGRAMGKTTSNTITRTTSRTTTTTTSMTTKKFKSAAPALSSLGMGSILLFLTNTLLQQFHIR, from the exons ATGAAGGGCTTCTTCTTCCTCCTATTCACCATCAGCCTCCTGGTTATGACTCAG GTGCAAAGTGGAATGGCGGACACTACCATGTCAATGACACCCAGCCACGCgaacaccatcatcaccactactCCCCCCAATGTCCCCACCAAATCCTCCCCCAGTAGGACCACCAGCAGGACCACTAGCAGGACCACTGGCAGGGCCATGGGCAAGACCACCAGCAACACCATCACCAGGACTACCAGCaggaccaccaccaccaccaccagcatgACCACCAAGAAATTCAAGAGTGCAGCCCCAGCACTCAGCAGCCTGGGCATGGGCAGTATCCTTCTCTTCTTGACCAATACCCTTCTTCAGCAATTTCACATCCGCTGA